The sequence cctctttgtaattttatttaaaattttgtaaaaaaaaatttaattttggaAGTAACTTGAGAAGAATATTTGTATTGTGGAATCAAGCTGTGGAAAAGACCTTGTGAGGTAGTTTTTCATCTCAATCTTTTCTGTTTTTAGCcttgaatttattgtttaagtGTTGATAATTCTTCAATAATATGATATGAGGAAATTTTGTTGAATTGGagcttttatgttattttttttctaggtTAGCATGAAATCTGTTGTtaggaaattttttttaattgaagttTTGGCTGTTGAATTTGTCATTTGAGCATGGGATTGTGCTTGATTTCTCATTGAAATGTCATCCTTTGTGAGATTTTAAGCCTACCTTTGTGTAAGTTGTGCATGTACATTATGTGGAATGTtaaacttgtttatttttagtggTGACCCTTGTATGCCATTTTGGTAACAGATATAAGTTGGTGTTGGATTTGGGGTAAAATTTGAGTTTTGTGTTGTGATATTTTTCACACGCAAGTGCACGTATCGTTTACGAGTAATAGACTCACtgagagtgaggtcgatcccacagggattgtagttaagtacgttaaaattaaacttttacttctatttggttagataaaaattaagaaagaattttaaaaataagaaaaactagtaagaagcaaataattgagaaaattagcagttaataaaaactagggcttcgatttcaattatTTCCTAttgttaatttctatgcaatagtaggtttactaaggtaatttatagtcttctcagatatataaatctcaattacatgcaaattttctactctcgtgataaatttaacgtgcaacaggcattaagcaCAGAATCCccataagctatctaaaccatgcaggtactctcgtcctatatcgaaattcagttgtatttcactatagcatatttgacactcacttctcagatctcgcatcaaaatcatagacagttaactggtgatcaggcaattaaatgtagttaagcacaaataaaatagaatacataaaaattagggggaaaataaatcatattaaaaccataaaataatgttaaacaatctccatctaaccctaattaaatgtttagctactcatatttatgagagcacaatcacacatattaactttaagaaaagagatgaaaatagagaagaaaagaatgctgaaaaccctctgaaAAATACttccaatattgcagttgatctctccacttcgCATTTGTAttgtctctttttttttctctctgaaattgcttgatgaaatcaactctcctcttccctttatataggcattgaggGCCTAAAAAGATAGATAAAACACACATGTTTAAATTCCTATTCAtatttaaattttgggaaacctcCAGAACGAGATATTTTTGCTGCAGAAATAGAGGCGGGTCGCGGCATGCTAAAgccatgccgcggcccgtgtgGCCTTCTGGGATACTTCCTTTTGATTTTTCACGTAGGCGGGTCGTGGCATGCTAAAgccatgccgcggcccgtgttTCCTCTGCATCCATATTCCACgtgattttatctttttctgggtttgaatttgatatttttccacCGGGATATCTTTTATGCGATATTCTATCtttttatattgatattttccaacttttcatctattttaaatctgtaaattaaaagataaaaagcGTGAAAATACTCCAAACATgatttaaactaaataaaaaaatataataaaattaacctaaatttaatactaaaaataacctaacattttgtaaaaaaaattgagtttttaaGCTCAGTCGTTGCGGCCAAGCTTATGGTCGTCAGTGATTGTTTTAAAGGGAATTTTCCTGCTTATTCAAACAACtacttttcattaaaaaaaatcgtTGACGACTTTTTCgtcattaatatatattaatgacGACTTTGCCGTCCATTGATATTGTATATCGCCATTGATTCTttattttgcaaaaaaaaaaaaactatatttttatcACTGAGAATACTTAAATGTTAGTGATACTCTTACTTTTAGTGAGGACACAAAATTTGTATACAATAAAGAAcactataataatatataataattatgtatgcatatacctgattgatccatagtaATTACCGTAATTtaatagtgcaatactatcaactaagtcttcctaccggtctctaaatcagaagcagttttatTTATCTCATTATCaaaagtatacaattgtgataagacaatatgtatttatagagttgggaaagggacttagctacataacCCTATTTGAACTAGgtctgctcatcaaaggcttcagttaactAAAAAAACTCACACTTTTGCTTCACCTATACTTTACACACACatatgctaagcccattaactattgatcaccaacaatatggACTAATACAGCAaaaaactatccaatcaactcaagttttaataaaaccaataaaagttGATGTAAGCCCAAGTAAAAGTCGAACATCCTTGACTGATAGTAAGCTATTTGGAAGTGCATCTCCGGAAGGAGCGCTTGTACGTGTCCAGATAGCTTATCCGTATTAAAGCTTCCATATTATTAGTACTGAAAGTGCATTCTCAAAGCTGCGTGGATTATGGTTGTTGGTGGTGAGCTAAAATATTTAAAGTGGTGTAAATGTGCCACGATAGCTTTGGAGCTATTTCAAGCAACAGTGAAAATCTATAAATAGCTATCAAATCTTTGTAATCATGTGAGGTGAATCAGACCATCATTGCTAGAGTGAAAATCGTGATAGTGTAAggttgagagaagagagtctaaACTAGAGAGAAACATTTTCTCGTAATCTCTGAGAGTTTGTGAGGATTCTTGTAACCTTGATAACACTCATACCAATAAAGATATGACTGCTGTTGTTCCGACCGAGATGTAGACTCATTAAACCCGATGctattcttctttattttactgttttaaatcATTACTTGGTTCTTGAGATCTCTCGATATATTGTTCTTGTTTCCCAAGATTCTCAGAACGGAATAATAATAAGAACTGAAGAAATCACAAGCAAAAGAGAAAGTATATAAAGAGACAAATAGTTTTTTACGTAGTTGGGGCGTTAACTAgctttagtccacgagtcagttTTATTTAGTAAGTTGTTTAGTTGTAAATGCTTTAAGAGATACACAGGATGTATGTTCGTATGTTTGCCTGAGCAAAGTACGTAAGAGAGTTCAACCTCTAATCCATGAGATTAATGGGATATTTATAGTAGTTAGAGAATTACATTAAGGTTCTCCTTTTTCCATCTACTTGGGAGTTTACAATTAAACGATATCTTTGGGCATTTTCATGAAGTCTAGCCCATGAAAAATACGATCTGCTAACTAGGCGGATTGGAGTTAGGTTGATTGAGTCAACACTGTGTCCGCTAATGGTGGGTTATTATTCTGAATTAACTACAAAACGATTGTTATGGGAAGTTTTCCCTTTAATCATGATACCATATTCTGACGTGATCTGACAGCTAGAATGTTcctatatatatgtgtgagaaTAAATAAGGAAACTAGAAGGGTCTTCTGGGAAGGCACTACCTTACCTCTCCAGTCTCGTGATACCGTCCAGGCTCGATTCGCCGAAGGCGGAAGACTGTGCGAGTACGGAACTAAGATAGCTCCTGAAAGGACATATCCAGGTGGGTCTGCCCGACTTTATCATTGATGAGGGTCCCACTGATGGATCTTGAATGCTGATCTGGAATCCATGTGTCCAATGCTATAAACGCGAATAATGGTTTTTGATTATGTCGCGTATTAGTTTGTACAATATACTATATCATAGGTCATTGATTATTTTCGTTTCGCACAATAATACAAATGCGAAaatcaaaatagaaagaaataaGTAGTCATAAGCATAGCATAGTGGTTCATATTTCTTCTTACAAAAAGGAGGTATCTCAAGTTCGACTCTTTCCTCCCAAtttcaaaaacaaataaataaatgatactatgataatttaattaagatAAAAAGTCACTCTCTCTTTAAAGAACCTATCATGCTCTTAAAATCCTAATTTGCCCTCCatagttttataaatatatttattgtatagtCTATTACAGAATACAATAATGGGgtattatttatgtatttatttttattatataaggGAGTATTATTATTGATGATGATAATTAAAGTAAACTTTCCCAaaatataatgtatgatgtaatTGTATCTCTTTCTCTAGCCTTTACATCCACTAGTTTCGCATATCCaccaataaaatactaaaactttaTTATACTTAATTGTATTGGAAATGTTATAATATGTCACATAAATGAATACCAAgcctttttctttctaaatataATACACGTAAACATATTTAAGAAGATAAAGAATATAAAAGAGAAAGTAAACTCACCCACACCATGATGTTCATAAAGGTTTATAAtaagattgttttttttttcctaaatggCAATATAATAAGAATAAGATATTGTTgatgaaaaaaaatgaatagaaGCAGAGCTTTCCCAAAACGAAAGATATCTGCCGATAGCCAATAGTTTTACATCACCTTAACCACATATAATATTGATATTAATccctttaattttttcaaattaatgcttattcattaaaaaagaaatgagagagagagagtttgtggTTGGTTGGTCCAAGTCTTTGCAAagggagagggagagagagagttgtgGTTGGCTTAACAGCTCGTGATGAGAtggaaagagagaagagagagagagtgaaagaGAAAGTTTAACTAGGATTTTTATCCTTAAACTTTAACATGaatgaaattataattttgaatttttctcaccgttaaaaatttctcctgaattattgagatggttagatttaaagacttttgtttaattttactatttcagtgattatttatgtattaaaccatattCCCCacactttgatatctaccaaatcatgccactcgaattttgatatatactaaatcatgctctctaaactttcatctatgttagattttttttactaaaattagacaaaagtccttaaatccaacaatctcaatagtttaggaagaatttttaataactttaaaaattcaaaaagtacAATTTAGTCTATATCAAAATTCAAGAGTAAGACTCCTAATTAGCCATAAATGTGGTTTTGTGAGGATGAGGATGTGTGGGGTATGGGGACTAGGAAGACTACTCCCTAACCTTGTGAAAACCAACCTTGTGAAAACCTTTGCCTCCTTGTCTGTTTCTCTCTATTATTCTCTCACTACTTgtcatttattaaaaaaattgtcttCTTAATCAACTCTTCTTTTTTACTCTTCCCTTCTTGTTTTACATACatattttcatttcatttattaAAGCCATATATATACCTCTCCCTTtccatctctttctctctctctaaacaTTTTTGGATTTtggacaattaaaaaaaaaaaggattgaCCAATTGATTAAGCATAGAAGGGAGAATGGATGGGAATTCAGAACAAGCTTGCTCAGAAATTGTTGAAGTTGATCCTACTGGAAGATATGGAAGGGTAACAactttttcatacttttttttttcttgtcttCAATTTTTTGGACATGTTGATCAAACTTagttttaaaaattcaatctttactgtttttttttctctctttttcctctcaGTACAATGAGATTCTTGGTAAAGGGGCATCAAAGACAGTGTAAGTAGCTCTCTTTCTCTGCATTctgttttaaaatttagaaagaGTAAGACTTTTAATAGTTGGTTTTGCACCCTGCTCTATTTATTTCCTTGGTTGGAAttttttagcttttttttttcagttaaagttgaaaattttattattcatttgGATGTATTATATGTTGTTGTTACAGCTATAGAGCCTTTGATGAGTATGAAGGGATTGAAGTGGCATGGAACCAAGTTAAACTCTATGACTTTTTGCAAAATCCTGAAGATCTTGAGAGACTCTACTCTGAAATTCATCTTCTTAAGACCTTGAAACACAAACATATAATGAAGTTCTACACTTCTTGGGTTGATACTGCTAACAGGAACATTAACTTTGTCACTGAGATGTTCACCTCTGGCACTCTTAGGCAGTAAGAATTTTAGTCCCTTTTGCTAATTTTCTCAAACCTTATTACCTCAAACCAGTAAAAAGTACTAACCATTTGTATtgttttgtttaattttcaCTTGTATTGGATAGGTATAGGCTAAAACACAGGCGAGTTAACATAAGAGCGGTTAAGCATTGGTGCAGACAGATTCTGAAAGGTCTTCTATATCTTCACAGCCGTAACCCCCCTGTGATTCACAGAGATCTCAAGTGTGACAATATTTTCATCAATGGAAACCAAGGGGAAGTTAAGATTGGTGACCTTGGCCTTGCTGCTATTCTGAGAAAATCCCATGCTGCTCATTGTGTAGGTAAGTGTCAATGAGTTCGAACTTAGTGGTACATGTGTATAACAGTGTTTGACTATGTTGTTCTTCCTGAGTTCTTAGAGTTTATAGCATTATGAGATTGACTTTGTTCACTTGTGTTTGTTCTCTTTTTTGTGTGTTCCCAGGAACACCAGAATTTATGGCTCCAGAAGTGTATGAAGAGGAATACAACGAATTAGTAGACATATATGCTTTTGGGATGTGTATCTTGGAAATGGTTACCTTTGAATATCCATACAGTGAATGTACACACCCTGCTCAGATTTACAAGAAAGTTATCTCTGTATGACCTCTAAAActcttattttttcttttcttttctatatCATTTTGGTTTCcagtaattgattttcttgtttCGTTACTTTCATATAGGGTAAAAAACCAGAAGCTTTGTACAAAGTGAAAAATCCTGAGGTGAGACAATTCGTTGAGAAATGCTTAGCAACAGTGTCTTGTAGGTTTACTGCTTTAGAGCTTCTGAAAGACCCTTTTCTCCAAGTGGAGGATTATGGATATGATATGAGTTCATTGGAGTATGAAACTGACTATGATGATGTAGGACCTTTCTTAAGGCAACCTCACTATGGAATTCATCATAGTAACAGTAACAGATATTTGAACAATGGTTATGTCTATGAACCTGAAAATGACTTGGATTGTCATCCTGTTATTGAGTATGAAGCAAATGAGATTGACCTCTTCTCTGGTCAAGAGGATGAGCATGTGGGAGATTTTGACATCACaatcaaaggaaggagaaaaGATGGCGAGGATGGAATCTTTTTAAGGCTCAGGATTGCAGATAAAGAGGGTTAGTCATGATAATCTATGTTTCTGTTCATTTTTTTTGACGATTATTATTAGTTGGGAACTATGAAAGTAAGTTATCAtcaaaaattaatgtttaagtAACAATTTTCTTTTGCTTATGCAGGCCGAATTCGGAACATATATTTCCCATTTGATATTGAGAATGATACTGCGTTGAGCGTTGCTACTGAAATGGTTAACGAGCTTGATATCACTGACCAAGATGTGATCAAAATAGCAGACATGATAGATAAT is a genomic window of Cannabis sativa cultivar Pink pepper isolate KNU-18-1 chromosome 9, ASM2916894v1, whole genome shotgun sequence containing:
- the LOC115722879 gene encoding probable serine/threonine-protein kinase WNK9; its protein translation is MDGNSEQACSEIVEVDPTGRYGRYNEILGKGASKTVYRAFDEYEGIEVAWNQVKLYDFLQNPEDLERLYSEIHLLKTLKHKHIMKFYTSWVDTANRNINFVTEMFTSGTLRQYRLKHRRVNIRAVKHWCRQILKGLLYLHSRNPPVIHRDLKCDNIFINGNQGEVKIGDLGLAAILRKSHAAHCVGTPEFMAPEVYEEEYNELVDIYAFGMCILEMVTFEYPYSECTHPAQIYKKVISGKKPEALYKVKNPEVRQFVEKCLATVSCRFTALELLKDPFLQVEDYGYDMSSLEYETDYDDVGPFLRQPHYGIHHSNSNRYLNNGYVYEPENDLDCHPVIEYEANEIDLFSGQEDEHVGDFDITIKGRRKDGEDGIFLRLRIADKEGRIRNIYFPFDIENDTALSVATEMVNELDITDQDVIKIADMIDNEIAILVPEWKRGLAVEENKHCSATSLCHNCDTNGSIMDYVTSDSSAAKNLQVLECSKHGSAAIHGRFEEITYQVEGSSEQCLAEGAAEHSRHSQGIQFADIWAQRDGPELHSQGSKDIYCDDADKSLILPNPDEKEEKIIVMDNQSESSAAKLSPPANHDSSSVFDDYENDIRQELRWLKAKYQMQMRGLKHQQLRAKKKPSSLAPSPENLEQKADSNGESMSSVSHQLKKDNRRPPLKTSTFVNHFSNVDNQNVQSMEAMKGSWSPDQIFTAKSFYSGSMFSQPLHRATSLPVDAIDA